In the genome of Mycobacteriales bacterium, the window TCCTTGCCCGTGCCAGTCCTCGACGAGCGAGCGCAGGCCGTCGACGTGGGCCGCGGACAGCGCCCGCCCGCTGCGGCTCTCGCCCCAGCGCTTGAGGACGCGGGAGAGTACGGCGGGAGCGAGGGCGCCCAGCACGGCGAGCGTGTCCGCCTGCGGGCCGGCAAGGACCTCGTCGGCGAGCGCGTCGAGGGCGTCGGCGTCCTCGCGGAGCTGCCGGGCGGAGCGGACCAGGGCCTGGGCGACACCGGGGCCGAGCTGCTCCTCGAGGACCGGCAGGACGGTGGCGCGGACCCGCACCCGCGCGAAGGCCGGCTCGCCGTTGTGCGGGTCGTCCCAGGGGGTGAGGCCGGCCTCGACGCAGGCCTGCCGGGTCTGCGCGCGGGTGACGCCGAGCAGCGGCCGACGCAGCAGCCCGCGGGCCGCGGGCATGCCGGCGAGGCTGCGGGCGCCGGCCCCGCGGGCCAGTCCGAGCAGCACCGTCTCGGCCTGGTCGTCGAGGGTGTGGCCGAGCAGGACCGCGGCCGCGCCGAGCCGGTCGGTCGCCGTGCCGAGGGCGGCGTACCTGCTGTCCCTGGCCCGCCCCTCCGGCCCCCCGCCGCCCCGCCCCCCCTCGCGCAGCGTCCGCTCGGACGCGGTGCGGTCGGGGTCCGGGTGAGCGGACGTTGCTGCGGCCTCCTCCGCTGCCAGCCGGAGCGTCCGCTCGGTGACCGTGGGAGGCGCGTCCGGGTGAGCGGACGTTGCGGGAGGTGCGGGGAGGACCTCGGCGGTGAGACCGAGGGCCCGGCACTGGTCGGCGGCGCGGGCGGCCACCTCGGCGGAGCCGTCCTGCAGGCCGTGGTCGACGACGAGGGCGACCGCGCCGGGCCGCTCGAAGGCGAGCGCGGCGGCCAGCGCGAGGGAGTCCGCGCCGCCGGAGACGGCGGCGGCGACGAGCGCGTCGGGCGGGAGGTCAGCCAGGCAGCGGCGGACCGCGAGCCGCACGGCGGCGGTGGCGGGGGGCGGTCCGGGCACGGGGCAGAGGCCGGTCTCAGGCCGGTGTCATGCCGCGGACGGGCCGTGCAGCCGGCGGACCCAGTCGTGCGGCGCGGTGATCTCCGCGCGGGTCGGCAGCGCCTCCGGCGACTCCCACACCCGGTTGAAGCCGTCCATGCCGACCGCGTCGACGGCGGCGTCGACGAACCGCTTGCCCTCGGCGTACTGCAGGGCCTTGAGGTCGAGACCGAGCAGCCGGCGCAGTGCGCGGTCGAGCGGCCCGCCGCGCTGGCCGCGGCGCTGCTGGAAGCGGCTGCGGATGTGGGCGACGGTCGGCACGACCGACGGACCGACGCCGTCCATGACGTGCTCCGCGTGGCCCTCGAGCAGCGACATGAAGGCGGTGACGCGGTCCATCACGACCTTCTGCTCGGGCGTCTGCAGCAGCTCGACCAGCGACCCGCCACGAGGGACCTGGGTGATCGCGGTTTTGAGCCGCTCGACGACGGCCGAGGGGTCGTCGAGGCCCGAGGCGGTGAGCAGCGCGCCGATCTCTGCGCGGACGTGGTCGTGCAGCCACGGCACCGCGGTGAACTGCGTGCGGTGGGTGACCTCGTGTAGCGCGACCCACAACCGGAAGTCGTGGGGGTCGACGCCGAGCTGGCGCTCGGTCTCGACGATGTTGGGCGCGACGAGGATGAGGCGGCCGCGGGTGCCCGCGGCGGTGAAGGCTTCGTACTGCCCGAGGACCTTGCCGGACAGGAAGGCGAGCACCGCGCCCATCTGCAGCCCGGTGACCTTCGAGGTGACCGCGGTCGCGAGGCCCGGGCCCTTGGAGAGCGTGTCGGCGAGCGGCTCGAGGACGACCTTGAAGCCGTCGACGTTGGCCGCGGCCCAGCCCGCGCGGTCGACGACGGTGGCCTCGAGCGGCTCCCCCGGCGGGACCAGACCGGTGACGGCACGGACGTGCTCCTCAGCGGAGACGGCGAGGCCGCGCAGCTCGGTGACGACGTCGGTCGCCTCGGCCCACGAGACCGTGGGCGGCGCCGGCGCGAGCCGGGCAGCGGTGGCCGCGGCGAGCGCGTAGTCGATGGGTCCGGTCACGCCGCCGACCCTACGTCGCGACCTCGGGGGTTAGCGGCAGCCGCAGGAGGCGAGCACCGCGGCGAAGCGGTCGAGGGCCGCCTCGGCCTGACGGGTGGCACCCAGGGGTACGCCGTCGGCGGTCAGGTCGAAGGCGAGCAGCCGACCGTCGCGCGTCCGCACCAGACCCGCCAGCGCGCTGACGCCGTTGAGCGTGCCGGTCTTGGCCCGCACCACACCGGCGGCGGGCAGCGACGGCCCGGTGCGGTAGCGCTTGGCGAGCGTCCCGTCGAAGCCGGCCACCGGCAGCCCGGTCAGCGCCGGCCCGAGCCGCGAGGCGTCACCGACGGCCAACGCCCGCAGGACCGCGGTGAGCGCCGCAGGCTGGACCCGGTCGTCACGCGACAGCCCGCTGGCGTCGACCAGGGCGAGCGACCCGCGCGGCACCCCGGCCTCCTCGAGCACCGCGGCGACCGCGGCGGCCGCGCCGGTGAAGGTCGCCGGCTGGCCCTTCGCCAACGCGACCTGACGGGCGAGCGACTCCGCGAGGTCGTTGTCGCTGCGCACCAGCATGTCCTCGACGAGCTGACCGACGGTCGGTGAGACGACGCTCGCGAGGACGGCGGCGTCGCCGGCGGCCCGGCCGCGGGTGACCGGGGCCTTCACGCCCAGGGCCTTCGCGAGCGCCTGCCCGGCGGCCAGCGCGGGGTCGGCGACCCGCGGCCCCCGGCCGGGGAGCGAGCGGCCGGAGTCGACAGCGAGGCTCGACACCGGCATGACGTCACCGCTCGTCACGTAGGTCGGCCGCCAGCCCGGGCCGAGCCGCGGGCCGGCGTAGAGGGAGTCGTCCACGAGCACGCGCGTCACCGTCGTACTCCCGAGCTGGGTCACGAGGTCGCGCAGTCTGGCCGGTCGCGGGTAGGCGGAGCCGGTGCCCGTCGACAGCAGCGGGTCTCCCCCGCCGACGAGCACGACCTCGCCCGCGGCGGCGCCCGCGACCACCCGGGTGGTGAGCCGGGCGGCCGGGTCGAGCGCGGACAGCGCCGCGACCGCGGTCACGATCTTCGCGGTCGACGCGGGCAGCACGGGCTCGGTGTCGCGCAGGGACAGCAGCGCCTCGCCGGTCTCGACGTCGACGACCGACACGGCCAGCCGCCCGGTGACCGCCGGGTCCGCCAGCACCGGGGCGAGCGCCCGTGTCAGCGCGGCCGTCGACGGCAGCGCGCCGCCGGTGGGGGCCGGGGCGAGCAGCGGCGTGCGGGTCGGCTCCGGCCGCGGGCTCAGCAGAGGCAGCGCCTCGACGACCGGCGCAGGGTCGTCCCCGTCGAGCACCAGCGTCGCCCCGCCACCACCGGCCAGGGCGATCGCCAGCAGCGCAGCGGTGACCCGGCTGCCTGTGCTGCGGAACACACTCACCCCTGTCCGGACGCCCCCTGCCGTGCGCGACACTAGGTGCCCGCACGATTTTCGAGGAGAGGCCTTCCGTGGAGTTCGACGTCACCATCGAGATCCCGAAGGGTCAGCGCAACAAGTACGAGGTCGACCACAAGACCGGTCGCATCCGCCTCGACCGGATGCTGTTCACCAGCACGCGCTACCCCAGCGACTACGGCTTCGTCGAGGACACCCTCGGCGGCGACGGCGACCCGCTCGACGCGCTGGTGCTGCTCGACGAGCCGACCTTCCCGGGCTGCCTCATCCGCTGCCGCACAATCGGCATGTTCCGGATGAGCGACGAGGCCGGCCCCGACGAGAAGCTGCTCTGCGTGCCCGTCGGCGACCCGCGGCAGAGCCACCTGCAGGACATCTTCCACGTGCCGGAGTTCGACCGGCTTGAGATCCAGCACTTCTTCGAGGTCTACAAGGACCTCGAGCCCGGCAAGTCCGTCGAGGGCGCGTCGTGGGTCGGTCGCACCGAGGCCGAGGCCGAGGTCGTCGCCTCGCAGAAGCGCTTCCTCGAGGACCCGCACGCGGTCGACCACAGCGGCGACCCGGACGCCAAGCACTAGCCGGTGCCGGACACCGGCGACCTGCTGCTCCTGCTGCTGGCGGCCTTCGCGGCCGGCAGCCTCGACGCGATCGTCGGTGGCGGCGGGCTGGTGCAGCTGCCGGCCCTGCTCCTCGTGCTGCCCGGCCAGCCGGTCGTCAGCCTGCTCGGCACCAACAAGCTCTCGTCGATCGTCGGCACCTTCTCCGCGGCGGTCACCTACTGCCGCAAGGTCCGCGTCGACCGGCCGACCGCGGTCCGGATGGCGAGCGCGGCCTTCCTGGGCAGCGCCCTCGGCGCCTACCTCGCGACCGTGCTCGACAGCTCGGTGCTGCGACCGGTCGTGCTCGTCGCGCTGGTCGCGGTCTTCCTCTACACCGCGCGCCGACCGTCGCTCGGCGAGGTCGAGGCGCTGCGCCTGACCCCTCGCCGGCAAGCCGCACTCGCCCTCGTCGGCGGCTTCGGGATCGGGGCGTACGACGGGCTCGTCGGTCCCGGGACCGGCTCGTTCCTCGTGTTCCTGCTCGTCGGCGCCGCGGGGCTGTCGTTCCTGCACGCCTCGGCGACCGCGAAGGTCGTCAACACCGCGACCAACCTCGCCGCGCTGATCCTGTTCGCTGCCGGCGGCCACGTCCTGTGGGGGCTCGGCCTGGCGATGGCGGCGGCCAACCTGCTCGGCTCGCAGATCGGCGCGCGCCTCGCGCTGCGGCACGGGTCGGCCTGGGTCCGCAAGGTCTTCCTCGTCGTCGTCGGCGTCCTCATCGCCAAGCTCGGCTACGACCTGCTCACCTGACGAGCAGCTCCCCGCCCGCCCCGCCCGCACCATCCCGGATGATCAACAGGGGATCTGCACGGGACACGCCGACGGGTCGCGTGCAGACCACCTGTTGATCAACGGGTGCACGACAGGACCGGGCCCGCGACGAGCGCGGACCCGGTCCCGGGTCGAGCAGGGGGTACGACGACCCCGGTGCGTCAGGCGGCCTTGACGGCGCGCACCGGCGCGATCTCCACCGTGGGCTCGCCGGCGCGGTGGCCGATGGCCGCCACGACCGAGCGGACGAACTCGCCGCCGCCGACCAGCGCGAGGCCGGTCATGACCGGGTGCATCCAGTCGCTGCGGAAGTCCTGGCCGAAGGACGTGAAGACCGAGTAGTCGAGCATCCAGGCGAAGCCGGCGGCGAGCGCGACGCCGATGGTGCGGGTCAGGGCGGTCGGGACCTTGACGGGCAGCAGCTCGTCGAGGCACTGCAGGACGACCGTGAGGCCGAGGGCGAGGCCGAGGAAGACGACGAAGGCGTACATGTCCACCACTCCAGTGGTGCGGTCGGCGGGGCGCCTTGCCCCGCTCACCTGGTTGGACCCGACGCGCGCAGATCGGTTACAGGGCAACCTGGCAGCGGTGCGGTGCAATGGCAGCGTGCAGGTCGACGCGGCGCTGGTGGCAGCCGTCCAGCGCGGCGAGGCCGGCGCCATGGACGCGCTGATCCGCGCGACCTACACCGACGTCTACGCGCTGTGCCGCCGGCTGCTCGGCGACCCCTCCGACGCGGCCGACGCGACGCAGGAGGTCTACCTGCGGGTCGTCCGCTCGGTGCTCGCCTTCCGCGGCGAGTCCGCCTTCGGCACCTGGCTGCACCGCGTGACGGTCAACGTCTGCATGACGCAGCTGCGCCGACGCGGTGACGTCCGGGCCCGCGGACAGAGCGCCGGCATCGAGGACTTCCTGCCCGACGAGCTGACCTCCGACGACGCCGGACCGGAGGAGCGCGCGGAGCGCTCGGACCTCGCGGCCCGCACCGCCTCGGCGCTGACCCAGCTCTCCGACGACGCCCGCGAGGTCGTCGTCCTCAGGGACGTGCAGGGGCTGTCGACGAAGGAGGCAGCGGAGGTGCTCGGCGTCAGCGAGGGCGCGGTGAAGGTGCGGCTGCACAGGGCGCACGCACGACTGAGGGAGCTGGTGGGGGCATGACCGAGCTGAGCAAGGTCTGCGAGGAGGTGCAGTCGCAGCTTCCGGCGTACGTCGACAGGTCACTGCCGGTGCTGCGCCGTCGACTGGTCGGCCTGCACCTGCGGCGCTGCCAGGCCTGCCAGGCGGAGTTCTCGCTGCAGCGCGACGTCGCCGCCGGCCTCGGCCAGCTCGCCGCTCCGGCCGACGACCCGCCCGAGGGTCTGCTCGACGCGCTGCTGGAGCAGGCCGCCAGTCCTGGGCTGAAGGGTCGCGCGGCAGTGCCGGCGCGCGGCGCGGTCAGCGGCAAGCGCCCGGCGCTGTCGGTCGCGCTGCTCGTCGCTGGCGCGGCCGCGGGGACCGGCGTCGGCTATGCCGGCTGGCGCGGCGCGAGAGCAGCCCGGTCGAGGCTGCGGCGCTAGCGGCTGCTAGGCAGACCGCTCCTTCGTGACGCTCACGAGCGCGGGACGGGGCGCAGGCAGCCCACCGGCGAGCAGCAGCGTCAGCGCGGCAGGCTCGAGCGGCCGCGCGATGTGCCAGCCCTGCAGCATCACGCAGCCGGCCGCGATGACAGCGGCCTGCTCGGCTGCGGTCTCCACGCCCTCGGCGATGGTCGTCGCCCCCAGCGCGAGGGCCAGCCTCGTCGTCGCCTCGACGATGGCGGCCTCCCTCGCACTGCGGACGGTGCCCGCGGTGAAGCTGCGGTCGATCTTGACGATGTCGACGGGCAGGTCACGCAGGTGCGACATGGAGCTGTAGCCGGTGCCGAAGTCGTCCAGGGCGATCCGGACGCCCATCGCCCGCAGCGCGGCCAGTGCCACAGAGGTCTCCTGCGGCCGCTCGACGACGGCGGTCTCGGTCAGCTCGATGACGAGGCGGCCAGGGTCGAGGCCCGTGGCGGAGCACGCGTCACGGACCCACGCCACGACGGCACCGTCCTCGACGCTGCCCGGGGTCACGTTGACCGACACGGCGAGCGACAGCCCGGCACGCTGCCACTCGGCGGCCTGTGCGCAGGCTCGCCCGACGACCCAGCGGTCGAGGTCCGGCAGCAGCCCCCGGTCAGCCGCCAGCCCGAGGAAGTCACCGGGCGCGAGCGCACCGTCGACCGGGTGCTGCCAGCGCAGCAGCGCCTCGGCGAGGACGAGCTCGCCCGTCGTGGCGTCCGCGATCGGCTGGTAGACGAGCGCGAGACCCGAGCCCGTCCGCAGCGCCTCGGCGAGGTCGGCCTGCAGCCGGCGACGCCGCTCGTCGCGCGCGCGCAGGGCCGGCTCGAACGTCACCACCCGGGCCCTCCCGGAGGCCTTGGCCTCGTAGAGCGCGGTGTCGGCGTCGCGCAGCAGCAGGCCCGGGGTCGCCCCGTCGGCGCTGCTGCCGACGGCGACGCCACAGCTGCCGGACACCTCGACGACCCGACCCGGTATCGCGACCGGCTCCTCGAGGGCGGCGAGCAGCCGGGCCGCCGCGCGCTCCGCCTCGCCGACCTCGCGCAGCCGGGACAGGCACACGACGAACTCGTCGCCACCGAGCCGGGTGAGCAGCTCACCCGCCCTGCAGACGCCCCGCAGCCGGGCGGATACCGCCTCGAGCAGCGCGTCGCCCGCGTCGTGACCAAGGCTGTCGTTGACCTCTTTGAAGCCGTCGAGGTCGACGAACAGGACCCCCACCAGTCCGTCCTGCGCGAGGGCCGCGGCCAACCCCTCGTGCAGTGCGGTTCGGAAGCCCCGTCAACGCGTCGTGGCGCGACTGGTGCAGCAGGTCGCGCTCGGCGGCGGCCCGCCTGGTCGTGTCCGTGCAGATGCCCGCGACGGCGTAGGGCCGGCCGTCTGCGTCGAGGAGCGGGAACTTCGTGACGTGCATGGTGCGGGTGCCGGTCGGGAAGCGGATCTCGCTCTCGCTCTCGACCACCCCGCCGCCCTGCAGGGCAGCCAGGTCGGAGTCGACCAGCCCCACGACGGCGGGGTAGCCGAAGACCTCGCCGGCGGTCTTCCCGAGCAGGTCTGCGGGGGTCTTGCCGTGCATCGCCGCGAAGGTGGGGTTGACGCGCACGAAGCGGCCGTCGAGGTCCTTGACGAAGACCATCGCCGGTGCGTTGTCGATGAGCTCGGCGAGCCGCCGCTCGCTGTCCCGGACGCGCCGGGCCTCAATCTCCACCCGACGCTCGGCCGCCTCGCGGTCACGCTGCGACCAACCCCACGTCACGACGCTGGCGAGGGCCGCCAGTAGGACGTAGCTGGCGTGAGCGGCGGTCGCCGCGAGCGGGTGCTCCCGCGACCACGGGTCGCTGTAGACGTCATCGCTGGCCCACACCCCCATGACGCCGTGCTCGACGAGGACGACGCCGAGGGCGAGCCCGAAGGGCACCCAGTCCTGGTAGAGCGCGAGCGCCGCCACCACCACGAAGAAGTGGAAGTGCAGGAAGGAGTGGCCCCCTCCGACGTGCACCACCAGGGCGGCGGCGAGGACGAGGCCGAGCGCGACCGCCCCCGACGCGAGGGTGCGGTGCGCCGTCCTCGCCGCGACGACGCACAGCACGGCCAGGCCCACGCCAGCGCTGACCGCGTGATCGAGGTCGTGGCCGTTGAGCAGCGCCCAGGCAGGCAGCAGCAGCGCGTGCCCGACGAGGAGGCGGAGCAGGGCGCGGTGCCGCCCCCACCACAGGGCGTCGGGAAGGGACCTCCCGTGCGGCAGGCTGGACAGCAGCGCGTCGACGGTCGGGCGGACGACGGGCACCCTGCCACGTTGGCAGCGCACGACCACCGTGTCGCCACTAGATGTGACGACGCAGCACCCTGCATCGCGGGCTACTGCGGAGTAGTCCAAGTGTGGAGCCGCCTCGGGGAATCGAACCCCGGACAACCTCATTACGAGTGAGGTGCTCTGCCGACTGAGCTAAGGCGGCGGGACCCGGACGCGAGGACCGGGACCGCGGCGTGAAGTCTAGGGCAGGCCGCACCGGCCTCGCTGCCGGGACGCGCGCCCGTCAACCGGTCCGCAGCGACAGCGCCATCGACTCGACGGCGAGCAGCGGCGCGACGTTGGCGTCGAGAGCCTCCCGGCAGGCGAGGACAGCGTCGATGCGCCGCAGGGTCGACTCCGGCGAGGTGGCCCGGGCGAGCTGGGCGGTCTGCTCGCCGAGGTCGACGTGGACGAGGTCGACACCGCTGCCGAGCTGGTGGGCGAGCACGTCGCGGTAAAACGCGGACAGGTCACCGAGCGCGCGGTCGAGGGCGTCGCGCTGGGTGCGGGTGCCGCGCGACTTCTGCCGCTTCTCGAGGTCCTTGAGCGCGCCGGCGGAGCCACGGGTCGAGCCGGTGACGCCCTTGCCGGTGGCGCCCTCGCCGAGCGCGGTCGCCAGGGACTGGCGCTCGGTGGCGTCGCGGCCGGCCGTGAGCTGGTCGGCCTCCTCCTTGGCGGCGTCGACGAGCGCCTTGGCGGCGGCCAACGCCGCCGAGACGCCCTGCAGCGAGCGCGGCAGCGACAGCACCTCGCGACGCTCGGTGCGGGCCTCTTCGTCGGTGGCGAGCCGCTTGGCGCGGCCGATGTGGCCCTGCGCGGCGCGGGCCGCGAAGGCCGCCATCGCGGGGTCGACGCCGTCGCGCTCGACGAGCACGCGGGCGACGTCGTCGACCGGCGGGGTGCGCAGCGAGACCAGGCGACACCGCGAGCGGATCGTGGGCAGCAGGTCGTCGACCGACGGCGCGCACAGCAGCACCACCGAGCGCGGCGGCGGCTCCTCGATGGCCTTGAGGAGCGTGTTGGTGGTGCGCTCCTCCATCCGGTCGGCGTCCTCCATGACCGTGATCTGCCAGCGACCGCGGGTCGGGGAGCGCGACGAGCGGGTGATGAGCTCGCGCGCCTCGTCGATCTTGAAGTGCAGGCCCTCGGGCACCACCACCGCGACGTCGGGGTGGTTGCCGGTCAGCGCCTGGTGGCAGGTCTCGCAGTGCCCGCAGCCACCCTCGGTGCACTGCAACGCCGCCGCGAAGGCCCGCGCCGCGACCGAGCGGCCCGACCCCGGCGGCCCGGTGAACAGCCACGCGTGGGTCATCCCGCCGGCCGAGCCGGTGCCTCCTGCGACAACCCCGGCGGCCGAGGCGACCGCCGCCTGCAGCTGCTCGACGACCCGCTGCTGGCCGACCAGCCCGTCGAAGACGCTCACGGGACCGCCACCGCGGGACGCACCGGCAGCACCACTGCGACCCGACCGCGTACGGCCGCGTGGACGACGTCGACCGGGGCCTCTGCGGGCACGACGAGGTAGCGCTCGGGGTCGCGCGCGGCGAGCTCGAGGAAGCCGCTGCGCACCCGCTGGTGGAAGGCCAGCGACTCGCCCTCGATGCGGTCGGCCCCGCCCCGGGTCGCCCGGGCCAGCCCCACCGACGGGTCGACGTCGAGCAGCAGCGTGAGGTCGGGGCGCAGCGCCTCGGTCGCCCACGTCGAGATCTTCTGCACGTCGTCGCGGTCGAGCGCGCGGCCGGCCCCCTGGTAGGCCAGCGAGCTGTCGACGTAGCGGTCGGTCAGCACCACCGCGCCCCGCTCGAGCGCCGGCCGCACGACCTGCGCGACGTGCTGGGCGCGGTCGGCGGCGTAGAGCAGGGCCTCCGCGCGCGGCGCCAGGGCACCGGTCGCCGGGTCGAGCAGCAGCGCCCGCACCTTGCGGCCCATCGGCGTCGCCCCGGGCTCGCGGGTGACGACGACCTCGTGGCCGGCCTCCTCGAGCCAGGCCGCGAGCAGCCGCAGCTGGGTCGACTTGCCCGCTCCCTCGCCGCCCTCGAGCGCGAGGAAGCACCCGGCGTACGACGGTTGTGCCGGCTTGCGGGCGAGTCGGTGCATCACGTCGCGGCGGAGCGGCACGCCCGGTCGGTCGTCCATCTGCCGCAGCGACGCGCGGCCGACCAGCAGGGCGAGCACCCCACCGAGCACGAGCGTCACCGAGACGCCGTTGACGTCCAGCGACATCCCGCCGACGTCGACGGTGCGCATCCCGATCGAGCCGCTGATGAAGGGCGTCACGCCGGTGACGACGAACAGGTCGATGCGCATCAGCGACTGCACCAGACCGAAGGTCCGGCCGCGCACCGCGTCGTCGACCTCCCCGCCCAGCAGGGTCAGCCCGACGACGTAGGCGAGGCCGGCGAAGGCCCCGACCGAGACCGTGGCGAGCACCGCGACGGCCAGGTTGGGGACGAGCGCGAGCACGATCAGCGACAGCCCGGCGCCGGTGATCGACGGACCGAAGACCCGCCTGCGCGACATGTCACCGATCAGCAGCGGCCCGAGCGCGATGCCGCCCGCGATGCCGACGAAGACCGCGCCGAAGAGCAGGCCGTAGGCGCCCTGGCCGCCCTGCAGGACCGTGTCGGCGAACAGCTGCCCCTGAGCGATGACGGCACCGCCCGCCGCGAGCGCGCCGAGCATCCCGACGAGCAGGCCCTTGACGAGCTGGCTCGACCGGGCGAAGGCGAGCCCCTCGCGGATCGACTCCAGCATCGTGAGCCCGCTGTCGCGCCGGCCCTCACCGGGGCTGTCGATCCGCAGTCCCGCGATGACCGCCGCCGACACCAGGAAGGTGCCGGCGTTGACGTAGAGCGCGAGGTCGACCGGCCGGGCCTCGAGCACGTTGCGCGACAGCACACCCAGCGCGGCGAAGATGCCGGCTGCCACCGGCGCGGAGCCGTAGGTCGCGAACAGCGACACCTGGTTGGCCCGCTCGAGCTGGGTCGGCCCGACGAGCTTGGGGACCGAGGCCTCCTTGGCCGGGATCCAGAACAGCGACGCCGTCTCGATGAGGAACGACGCGACGAGCAGCCACACCAGCGACCCGGCGAGCGGGATCGAGACGAACAGCGCGAAGCGCACCAGGTCGCAGACGACCATCGTGCGGCGCCGGTCGAAGCGGTCGACGAAGGCGCCTGCGACCGGCCCGAGCAGCACCGCGGGGAGCAGTCGCAGGACGAGCACGCCGCCGGTCGCGTAGGCCTTGCCGGAGAAGCCGTCGACCAGCTGCGCGGCCAGCGCCGTGGTCGCGAGGAAGCCGAGCCAGTCGCCGAGCGAGGACAGCGCCAGCGCCGCGAACAGCCGCCGGAACGGCCCCTTCGACAGGACCCCTCCCGTCGGCGGTGACGGCTCGCTGCTCACAGGCGCAAGAGTACGGCGCAGGGACGCGCCTTCCCGTCGTACCCGCTCCGCCTGTGGAGCGTCACGCCTTCTTGGCCGGGGCCTTCTTCTTGGCGGGGGCCTTCTTGCGGGCGGCGGTCTTCTTCACGACCGGTCCGCGGGCGCGACGGTCGGCGAGCAGCTCCATGGCGCGATCGTCGGTGAGGCTCTCCGGGTCGTCGCCCTTGCGCAGCGAGGCGTTGGTCTCGCCGTCGGTGACGTAGGGGCCGAAGCGGCCCTCCTTGACCACCATCGGCTTGCCGGACACCGAGTCGTTGCCGAGCTCCTTGAGGGGCGGCTTGGCGGCCGCGGCCTGGCGCCCGCGCAGCTTGGGCTGGGCGAGCAGGGCCTGTGCCTGCGCGAGGTCGACGGTGAACAGCTGCTCCTCGGTCTCGAGCGAGCGGCTCTCCTTGCCCTTGGAGATGTAGGGGCCGTAGCGGCCGTTCTGCGCCGTGACCTCCTCGCCGTCGAGCTCGCCGAGGGTGCGCGGCAGGGTGAGCAGCCGCAGGGCGTCGTCGAGGGTCAGGGTGTCGAGCGACATCGACGCGAACAGCGAGGCCGTCGGCGGCTTGTCCTTGGAGCCCTCGGGCAGCGTGACGCTGACGTAGGGGCCGTAGCGGCCGGCCTTGGCCACGACGTCGAAGCCGGTGTCGGGGTGCTGGCCGAGGACGCGGTCACCGGACGGGGCACTCGCCAGCTCCAGCGCCAGCGCCGGGGTGAGCTCGTCGGGAGCGAGGTCCTCGGGCAGCGAGGCGCGCAGCTGCTCGTCGCCGTCGGGGCCGACCTGGACGTAGGGGCCGTAGCGGCCGACGCGCACGACGACCTCGCGGCCGTCCTCGGTGCGGCCGATGCGCAGGCTGTTGACCTCGCGGGCGTCGATCTCCTCGAGCCGGTCGCCGACCAGCTTCTTCAGGCCGCCCTGGCGGGCCAGGCCGCCCTCCTTGCCGTCGGCGCTGCCGAACCAGAAGCGGGACAACCAGGCGACGCCGTTCTCGGTGCCGCCGGCGATCTCGTCGAGGTCGTCCTCCATCGAGGCGGTGAAGCCGTAGTCGACGAGCCGGCCGAAGTGGCCCTCGAGCAGCCCGATGACGGCGAAGGCGAGCCAGGTCGGGACGAGGGCCGAGCCCTTCTTCCAGACGTAGCCGCGGTCCTGGACGGTCGTGATGATGGAGGCGTAGGTCGAGGGCCGGCCGATGCCGAGCTCCTCGAGCCGCTTGACCAGCGACGCCTCGGTGAAGCGGGCGGGCGGGCTCGTCG includes:
- a CDS encoding tRNA lysidine(34) synthetase, coding for MPGPPPATAAVRLAVRRCLADLPPDALVAAAVSGGADSLALAAALAFERPGAVALVVDHGLQDGSAEVAARAADQCRALGLTAEVLPAPPATSAHPDAPPTVTERTLRLAAEEAAATSAHPDPDRTASERTLREGGRGGGGPEGRARDSRYAALGTATDRLGAAAVLLGHTLDDQAETVLLGLARGAGARSLAGMPAARGLLRRPLLGVTRAQTRQACVEAGLTPWDDPHNGEPAFARVRVRATVLPVLEEQLGPGVAQALVRSARQLREDADALDALADEVLAGPQADTLAVLGALAPAVLSRVLKRWGESRSGRALSAAHVDGLRSLVEDWHGQGPVDLPGGGRVTRQEGRLAFEA
- a CDS encoding zinc-dependent metalloprotease; this encodes MTGPIDYALAAATAARLAPAPPTVSWAEATDVVTELRGLAVSAEEHVRAVTGLVPPGEPLEATVVDRAGWAAANVDGFKVVLEPLADTLSKGPGLATAVTSKVTGLQMGAVLAFLSGKVLGQYEAFTAAGTRGRLILVAPNIVETERQLGVDPHDFRLWVALHEVTHRTQFTAVPWLHDHVRAEIGALLTASGLDDPSAVVERLKTAITQVPRGGSLVELLQTPEQKVVMDRVTAFMSLLEGHAEHVMDGVGPSVVPTVAHIRSRFQQRRGQRGGPLDRALRRLLGLDLKALQYAEGKRFVDAAVDAVGMDGFNRVWESPEALPTRAEITAPHDWVRRLHGPSAA
- the dacB gene encoding D-alanyl-D-alanine carboxypeptidase/D-alanyl-D-alanine-endopeptidase gives rise to the protein MFRSTGSRVTAALLAIALAGGGGATLVLDGDDPAPVVEALPLLSPRPEPTRTPLLAPAPTGGALPSTAALTRALAPVLADPAVTGRLAVSVVDVETGEALLSLRDTEPVLPASTAKIVTAVAALSALDPAARLTTRVVAGAAAGEVVLVGGGDPLLSTGTGSAYPRPARLRDLVTQLGSTTVTRVLVDDSLYAGPRLGPGWRPTYVTSGDVMPVSSLAVDSGRSLPGRGPRVADPALAAGQALAKALGVKAPVTRGRAAGDAAVLASVVSPTVGQLVEDMLVRSDNDLAESLARQVALAKGQPATFTGAAAAVAAVLEEAGVPRGSLALVDASGLSRDDRVQPAALTAVLRALAVGDASRLGPALTGLPVAGFDGTLAKRYRTGPSLPAAGVVRAKTGTLNGVSALAGLVRTRDGRLLAFDLTADGVPLGATRQAEAALDRFAAVLASCGCR
- a CDS encoding inorganic diphosphatase; its protein translation is MEFDVTIEIPKGQRNKYEVDHKTGRIRLDRMLFTSTRYPSDYGFVEDTLGGDGDPLDALVLLDEPTFPGCLIRCRTIGMFRMSDEAGPDEKLLCVPVGDPRQSHLQDIFHVPEFDRLEIQHFFEVYKDLEPGKSVEGASWVGRTEAEAEVVASQKRFLEDPHAVDHSGDPDAKH
- a CDS encoding TSUP family transporter; protein product: MPDTGDLLLLLLAAFAAGSLDAIVGGGGLVQLPALLLVLPGQPVVSLLGTNKLSSIVGTFSAAVTYCRKVRVDRPTAVRMASAAFLGSALGAYLATVLDSSVLRPVVLVALVAVFLYTARRPSLGEVEALRLTPRRQAALALVGGFGIGAYDGLVGPGTGSFLVFLLVGAAGLSFLHASATAKVVNTATNLAALILFAAGGHVLWGLGLAMAAANLLGSQIGARLALRHGSAWVRKVFLVVVGVLIAKLGYDLLT
- a CDS encoding RNA polymerase sigma factor, with the protein product MQVDAALVAAVQRGEAGAMDALIRATYTDVYALCRRLLGDPSDAADATQEVYLRVVRSVLAFRGESAFGTWLHRVTVNVCMTQLRRRGDVRARGQSAGIEDFLPDELTSDDAGPEERAERSDLAARTASALTQLSDDAREVVVLRDVQGLSTKEAAEVLGVSEGAVKVRLHRAHARLRELVGA
- a CDS encoding zf-HC2 domain-containing protein; its protein translation is MTELSKVCEEVQSQLPAYVDRSLPVLRRRLVGLHLRRCQACQAEFSLQRDVAAGLGQLAAPADDPPEGLLDALLEQAASPGLKGRAAVPARGAVSGKRPALSVALLVAGAAAGTGVGYAGWRGARAARSRLRR